From Aedes albopictus strain Foshan chromosome 1, AalbF5, whole genome shotgun sequence, one genomic window encodes:
- the LOC134285305 gene encoding uncharacterized protein LOC134285305 has product MASLRELCKIERGYMDSMANVEAFVENFNAPRDTVRIASRLEHSETLFKEFRDNRAKIEVRQEQDLKLSAEEGKEEQLKKDVEAGNRKTRLDFEDRYFDAKDFLTSHRGNPTAVASSAPPCQIPNSRIHLPVFKIPSFDGCVKDWLSFRDAFQSMIGKDASLSPVDKFHYLLSVLTKEARTLVESIEVTAANFDVAWQMLEQRFENKKIIARALMDSFLNAEPIKRESYDALVGLIDSYERNLLQLRKIGLKTDGWTHLLAHILYTRLDVDTQRHWERAHNSREAPKYEDLLQFLRDHLATLQPLASMKSRGSDSHLDHGKSTAKSKVGSTLTTTTTPKKVCPHCQKSSHSPFKCESFISMNPSQRLESVRKAGLCLNCLSSSHLVRACPSSACRACGQKHHTMLHLRPASNGQDHSQSQPTKPAIPQSQPAIAPLNNSSASQSQTVTIAPSAGPSTSRPVALPATTTADSSVILLSTAVVKIADYNGNVQFARALLDCCSERNLMSEHLAQKLDLRRQNDSLSLQGVGPSAAVSKQSTTANVRSRCTDFAVDLKFHILPEFKPILPSNRLSAASWKIPPSIQLADPRFFEPNRIDAIIGAEVYYRLLLEGFVDLGPELPQLKETVFGWIVSGEVNTVDSSLSATTLVCSNAELENQLARFWEVESCNTNETFSTEERKCETHFAATTIRDSTGIFVVSLPKKPDVLDRLGDSRSIATRRFLSLERRLQANPSLLEAYTDFIQEYVHLGHMAPIDTSAEIVIPGQKSYYMPHHCIVRPESVTTKLRVVFDASCPTDTGVSLNDALMVGPVVQDDLYSIILRFRLPRFVIVADLQKMYRQVLVSPSDRPLQRLLFRSSPSEPLQTFELLTVTYGTAAAPYLATRCLQQLASDGESTHPKAAEVVSKDFYIDDLLTGVALEEEGVELCRELIDLLQSAGFKLHKWASNSSAILQHIPAEFREDRSLVELDSSSSPVKTLGLLWQPNEDVFRFKIPTWTQDAAITKRLVLSEAARLFDPLGLLGPVVLRSKLFMQELWKAKVSWDNPLNDRQQQFWKSF; this is encoded by the coding sequence atggCATCTTTGCGCGAATTGTGCAAGATCGAGCGGGGGTACATGGACTCCATGGCCAACGTGGAGGCTTTCGTTGAAAATTTCAATGCACCACGTGACACGGTCAGGATTGCTTCACGCTTGGAGCATTCGGAAACGCTTTTCAAAGAGTTTCGTGATAACCGTGCGAAAATTGAAGTGAGACAGGAGCAAGATTTGAAATTGTCCGCTGAGGAAGGCAAGGAGGAGCAGCTGAAGAAGGACGTCGAAGCTGGCAACAGAAAAACTCGCCTGGATTTTGAGGACAGGTACTTCGATGCGAAAGATTTCCTAACGTCGCACCGAGGCAATCCGACAGCTGTAGCTTCTTCCGCTCCGCCCTGCCAAATTCCTAACTCCCGAATCCATCTCCctgttttcaaaattccttccttTGACGGCTGTGTTAAAGATTGGTTGAGTTTTCGTGACGCTTTCCAGAGCATGATCGGTAAAGATGCTTCGCTTTCGCCGGTCGATAAGTTCCATTATCTTCTCTCCGTGCTCACCAAAGAAGCCCGGACGTTGGTGGAATCCATTGAAGTGACGGCGGCCAACTTCGATGTCGCGTGGCAGATGCTCGAACAACGGTTCGAAAACAAAAAGATCATCGCTCGAGCACTGATGGACAGTTTCCTGAATGCCGAGCCCATCAAGCGGGAATCGTACGACGCTCTAGTTGGTCTCATCGACTCGTACGAGCGAAATCTTCTACAGCTGCGTAAAATTGGACTGAAGACAGACGGGTGGACTCATTTGCTCGCGCATATTCTGTATACACGTCTCGATGTTGACACGCAACGGCATTGGGAGCGTGCTCACAACTCTCGTGAAGCACCAAAGTACGAGGACTTGTTGCAGTTTCTTCGGGATCACCTCGCAACCCTACAACCCCTGGCATCCATGAAATCCCGGGGTTCGGACTCTCATCTAGATCATGGGAAATCGACGGCCAAGTCCAAGGTCGGTTCGACTCTCACAACTACTACGACTCCGAAAAAAGTTTGTCCACACTGTCAAAAATCCTCTCACTCTCCTTTCAAATGCGAATCCTTTATCAGTATGAATCCTTCCCAAAGGCTAGAATCAGTCAGGAAAGCTGGTTTGTGCCTAAATTGTCTTTCCTCTTCCCACTTGGTCAGGGCTTGTCCTAGCTCAGCTTGTCGTGCCTGCGGTCAAAAGCACCATACGATGCTGCATTTGCGCCCAGCAAGCAACGGACAAGATCACTCGCAATCGCAACCCACGAAACCCGCTATTCCACAAAGTCAGCCCGCAATCGCACCTTTGAACAATTCCTCCGCTTCGCAATCGCAAACAGTTACCATCGCACCCTCCGCTGGCCCATCCACCTCTCGTCCAGTCGCTCTTCCTGCCACTACTACTGCCGATAGTAGCGTGATTCTTCTCTCGACTGCTGTCGTCAAGATAGCTGACTACAACGGGAATGTCCAGTTCGCTCGCGCCCTCCTTGATTGCTGCTCCGAACGAAATCTGATGAGTGAACATTTGGCGCAGAAATTGGATCTACGTCGGCAGAATGACTCGCTGTCTCTCCAAGGTGTGGGTCCCAGTGCTGCTGTGTCGAAGCAATCGACGACAGCAAACGTACGATCGCGTTGTACAGATTTTGCTGTTGACCTCAAGTTCCACATTTTGCCGGAGTTCAAGCCGATTTTACCGTCGAACCGGTTGTCGGCAGCCTCCTGGAAGATTCCTCCATCCATACAACTTGCTGATCCTCGCTTCTTTGAGCCGAATCGCATCGATGCTATCATCGGAGCCGAAGTGTACTATCGTCTACTGCTAGAAGGTTTCGTCGACCTCGGACCGGAACTACCCCAGTTGAAGGAAACGGTTTTTGGGTGGATAGTATCCGGAGAAGTGAATACGGTGGACTCGAGCCTGTCTGCCACCACGCTAGTCTGCAGCAACGCTGAGTTGGAAAATCAGCTTGCTCGCTTCTGGGAAGTTGAGTCGTGCAATACGAATGAGACCTTCTCCACGGAAGAACGGAAATGCGAAACTCATTTTGCCGCCACCACTATTCGAGACTCCACTGGAATATTTGTGGTGTCATTACCGAAGAAACCCGATGTTCTGGATAGGTTGGGAGACTCTCGTTCCATTGCAACTCGACGCTTTTTGTCCCTGGAACGACGACTTCAGGCGAATCCTTCACTGTTGGAGGCGTACACCGATTTCATACAGGAGTATGTTCATCTAGGACACATGGCACCAATCGATACTAGCGCAGAAATTGTGATTCCGGGGCAGAAGTCCTATTATATGCCTCACCATTGCATCGTTCGACCGGAGAGTGTCACGACGAAACTCCGCGTCGTCTTTGATGCGTCGTGCCCCACTGATACTGGTGTCTCGTTGAACGACGCACTGATGGTGGGTCCAGTTGTCCAGGACGACCTGTACAGCATCATCCTACGATTCAGACTTCCTCGCTTCGTCATCGTCGCCGATTTGCAGAAAATGTACCGGCAAGTGTTGGTATCACCGTCTGATCGGCCCTTGCAACGTCTTCTGTTTCGATCGTCACCATCGGAACCTCTTCAAACCTTCGAATTGCTGACGGTTACTTATGGTACGGCGGCAGCTCCGTACCTGGCGACACGTTGTCTTCAGCAACTCGCCTCTGACGGCGAATCGACTCACCCAAAGGCCGCAGAGGTGGTGTCAAAAGACTTCTACATTGACGATCTGCTTACGGGAGTAGCATTGGAAGAAGAAGGTGTTGAACTTTGCCGAGAGCTGATTGATCTCTTGCAGTCGGCTGGATTTAAGTTGCACAAATGGGCATCCAACAGTTCGGCTATTCTACAGCATATTCCAGCGGAGTTTCGAGAAGATCGAAGTCTGGTGGAGCTCGATTCGTCATCCTCGCCTGTGAAAACCTTGGGGCTGCTCTGGCAGCCAAACGAAGACGTCTTCCGCTTCAAAATACCCACTTGGACCCAGGACGCTGCTATAACCAAACGATTGGTGCTTTCTGAGGCAGCACGCTTATTCGACCCTCTCGGCCTGTTGGGGCCAGTGGTACTACGCTCGAAACTTTTCATGCAGGAGTTATGGAAAGCGAAGGTTTCCTGGGACAATCCGCTCAACGATCGTCAACAGCaattctggaaatccttctga